The Thermus brockianus genome window below encodes:
- a CDS encoding DMT family transporter — MALGHAAGGGKDRLLGDLLLVLAALLWGIYSVGVTLAVRGREPLEVTAASMLLGSLLLFPVALFSPFGAASLKGWAALLYTALGGAFLAFTLWGRVLQRHPASLVAPFMNLTPALALLLSLLLLGEAPKGMDLPGLLLIGLGVYLTQRR, encoded by the coding sequence TTGGCCTTGGGCCACGCCGCAGGCGGGGGTAAAGACCGGCTTCTCGGGGACCTCCTCCTGGTTTTGGCTGCCCTCCTTTGGGGCATCTACAGCGTGGGGGTCACCCTGGCAGTTAGGGGGCGGGAACCCCTGGAGGTCACGGCGGCCAGCATGCTCCTAGGAAGCCTCCTCCTCTTTCCCGTGGCCCTCTTTTCCCCGTTCGGAGCGGCAAGCCTGAAAGGGTGGGCCGCCCTCCTCTATACCGCCTTGGGCGGCGCTTTCCTCGCCTTCACCCTTTGGGGAAGGGTGCTCCAGCGCCACCCCGCAAGCCTGGTGGCGCCCTTCATGAACCTGACCCCTGCGCTCGCCCTCCTCCTGAGCCTCCTCCTCCTGGGGGAAGCCCCCAAGGGGATGGACCTCCCGGGGCTTCTCCTCATCGGCCTCGGGGTCTACCTTACCCAACGGCGTTAG